GTAAAACAGCATCCGGCACATGCCCTAAAAAATGTACTCTGTGTTGAAGATCGTACTGTTTCACTAGACCTTGTAGCGCTTCTGTCAGCCCTCCTTCACCAACAAAAGAGATCGTAACCTCTTCCGGCAAAAAACGAAGCGCACCGATAGCATCCTCAAACCCTTTATAGGGAACGTGCCGTCCTACACACAGAATTGTTTTAGTACCCGAAGGTAACTCACAAGCCATACGTTTTTTTTCTACGCCACACTTGCCCTGCTCTGTATCAAGCAAAACGCCAAGAGGAATGATCTGAGTCTTATGAGCAAAGGAAACTAGGGGTAAACTCGCTTGTCGGTACGACTCAGAAGTTGCGATGATTACGGAGGCATTTCTAAGCAGCCAACGCTCATATCGACGATACAACCTGTAGCTCATTCGGAACAGCAGTGGGCTTTCGCCGATAACAACATCAGAATGCCAATGAACAATAATTTTCCCCTTCCAGCACTGCAAAAGAGGAAGCGCAAGTAGCGTAGGCATATGCACATGAATCACATCGGGCGAAAATGTTGCAATCAGCCGTGAGAGATCACAAAACATGTATGGCGTTATCGGAACACCTGCCAGCGCGCCTAAACATCGTGTTGGCATCGTCGTTGAGCTGTCGTGTTCACCGGCAGCAAAAACACAAACATCATGCCCCTGCTCCTGTTGTACCTGAGCAAGCTCAAACAGATACCGTTCAATCCCACCAAATGTTGGTGAAGCATATTTTCCTATGTGTAGAATCCGCATAGTATTTATTTTTTCTACTGCAACTGGCTCATATCAAGGATTGGCAGAAAAATAGCCAGAACAACAAAACCAACAATGCTTCCCATAAATAAAATCAGCATCGGCTCAACAAGAGAGAGCGCAGTTGTAAGTGTTCTTCGCAGTTCCGTTTCTGTCCCTCTAGAAATATGGGCAAACATAGAATCCAGTTTACCGCTCTGCTCACCTGCATCTAAAATACGCAGTTCCTGAGCTGAAAAAATATCGTCATGCAGTAACTGAACAAACGACCTGCCTGCTTTCAATCCTTCATCGACCTCACCAAGTTGCGTTTCCAGTACGGCACTGCCCCCTGTTGAAGAAGCAACACGTAACGCCGACAACAGTGGTACACCGCCAAGCAATAACACATGCATAATGCCACTGAACTGTGACACAACCCGCAAACGGTGTGCCTTACCAATCACAGGAACACGCAACAACATGGAATGCACTGCAAGACGAAAGGCTGGTCGCTTCAATCCCAGCTTAAACCCTATGGAGAAAAGGAGAACAGCAGCAGGAATTGTCCAATACCAATGCGTAAACCACTCGCCCACAGCAATTAAAAATGCGGTAGAAGTAGGCAACTGCTTTTGCATGTCCATAAAAATTTCGGAAAGTTGAGGAACAACCACTGCCAGCAAAAACACCACTACCGCTATGCAAAACAGTAACAAAAAACCTGGATACGCCATTGCAGAACGAACCTTTCCATGCAGGTGTACACTACGTTCAGTCTGTTCAGCCAATTTATCAACAACCCCGCTCAAGTTGCCGGATGCCTCGCCAGCTCTGATAGTTGCTATGACGGCATCGGGAAACGCTTTAGTCTGCTCCATGCCTGTTGAAAGAGAACTTCCTTCCTGAACAGAGCTGAGCGCCTGCGCTAGCACTCTTTGAACTGTCGCACTTCCTCCCTGCTCTACCAGCAGAATCAAAACATCTTCCAGCGGCAGACCAGAACCAAGCAGAATGTGCATTCGTTCCAAAATGTCCTGTAATTCTTTTAACGAAAGTGCGCGGCGGGTAATAAACTCTCGTTGCAATAGAGACGGCATAGATTTTTTGGCTTTGGCTTCAGAAACATCCAAAGGAAACAATCCTTGCCGATGAAGCTGTTCAAGCGCCTGCGTTTTTGAATCAGCAGTCAGCGTGCCTTTTTTTGTCTCACCACTTTGGGTAACGGCGGAATATATAAATTTACTCATTCCATTTCACCTTGTTAACTCTACTGAACCTGCCAGACTCCGCCGACACCAACCTTATACACAAGGGGAGAAAAGCCCTGCGCTCTGCCAAATACCAGCAGCCGTCCTGCTAAGCTTGTTGCCATCGCATGCGGCAATAACAGAACTTCGTTTCCCGTCTCTACTGATGCAACACCATCTACCGAAAAGTCTGTAGTGATACTCAGTTCTGCATCACTCCGTGTAATACTCATTGATACAGGAGTAGCTCTTCCATTCACCTGTATTTCTTTTCTGCCATGAAGAGGCATCCCGACCATTCGTACAGTCGGAACAGGAAAGTTCGTCATTATGTTTGATGGTCTGAACCACCATGTCCTTTGGAACAGCCCTTCATCCAGATACAAAAATAACGATTGAGAATTTTCCGGAAACAATTCTGGAATCCAATACCGGACAGACAATCCCTTGGAACGTAGTAATATCTCAGCGTTGTTTCTTCCACGAAGCAGGCTGCTCAACCAATGCAGCCGCTCTTCAAATGCAACGCTGCTATCAGTCAGTGCCTGTTTCGACAACGGAGCAGGAAGACGAAATATGCCATTCACGCCATGTGCTGCAAAAAATCGAATACAATTCCGTGCAGTCACAGCGTCCTGCAAACTTAAAATATACTGCAAAATGCGAATACGAATTGTGTTCTGACGTCCGCCATCGATAAACACCGGAAGCCCTGTCACATAATGCGCAAAGTATCCTGTATCCCACCATGAAAAGAGCATCCCGTCAGTATGCATGTTCCCATAGCCGTCAAGGGCTGAAAGCAACTCTACCTGCGGACGGGAAAACAAATTTGCTTCTGCACGCGCTTGGTGCAGATTCCACACAAATGAGGATAGGAGCAGGCACGCAACGCTGGCTGCTGCCCATTTTTTATCAATCTTAAAATAGTGTAGAAACATCAGCCAAAAACAAGCTGTTCCAAGCCCTGCAATCGGCGTCAAAAATAGTGCAAATCGAGAGTTCACAAAGCATAGTAGACCAAGCGCAAGCCAAGGAAAGACCAATGCAACAAAAGGTCTTCCATAGGTGCTTATGCCGTAAATGCAACCCATACAAACTATACACCATCCCAGCCCGCCGAATGGTGCTAATGCAGAAAATTCATTAAGACTCAGCGGTTGAAGCTCGGCAATTCCCGCCATATTTTCAACGTGCCCAGTTAGTAACAACTGTACGTGCGCTGCCCCCCATTCCCAGACATTCTGGTTCACCAACAGCAAAGCACAACCCAATGCTGCTATCAAAATCCAAACGATGCCGCGCACACGAAGCCAAGGAAGCATGCAACAAATAACGACTGCAACAACAATTGCCGCCATGCCCCATGTCCACCACAAAAGGCATATTGCCCCTACTAGTAAGCACCAGTACTTCCCTCGTGCGCTGAAGGCATTTTTAAGAGCAAGAACAGCACCGCAAACTACAGCCAAACACAAAACAATAATCGGGTCTGTATCAAACCAATTCGGGGCTGAGCGGACATAAAAATAAGGAAAAAATGCACTTACTAAGGCAGCCAGACACGCGACCTTCGCAGAAACAACACGGTGAAAACACCAGCACAGCCCCATAATAGCCGCCCAATAACAGCCTAAAGCAACCAGTGGTGCTACGTCTTGCACGGAAGAAGAAGTAAGGTTTGCGATACCAGCCGTAAGAGCACTCAAAAATGGAGCCTGTAGCCACTCAGCGCTAGAAGTCGCATTATGCGCCAGTTGTCGGGCAAGGCTCAGATAATGATACCCATCTGCCGATAGCTCAGGACCC
The DNA window shown above is from Halodesulfovibrio sp. and carries:
- a CDS encoding glycosyltransferase, whose product is MRILHIGKYASPTFGGIERYLFELAQVQQEQGHDVCVFAAGEHDSSTTMPTRCLGALAGVPITPYMFCDLSRLIATFSPDVIHVHMPTLLALPLLQCWKGKIIVHWHSDVVIGESPLLFRMSYRLYRRYERWLLRNASVIIATSESYRQASLPLVSFAHKTQIIPLGVLLDTEQGKCGVEKKRMACELPSGTKTILCVGRHVPYKGFEDAIGALRFLPEEVTISFVGEGGLTEALQGLVKQYDLQHRVHFLGHVPDAVLQQQLHQADVLCVPSKNRHEAFGMVVLEAMRVGLPVLAADVQGSGLPELVRTNEIGELFPVGAQKMLAEKLMMLLGDDSLRQKYSSNGYRRIHHYDLRVLSNKIEKVYERVV
- a CDS encoding type II secretion system F family protein; amino-acid sequence: MSKFIYSAVTQSGETKKGTLTADSKTQALEQLHRQGLFPLDVSEAKAKKSMPSLLQREFITRRALSLKELQDILERMHILLGSGLPLEDVLILLVEQGGSATVQRVLAQALSSVQEGSSLSTGMEQTKAFPDAVIATIRAGEASGNLSGVVDKLAEQTERSVHLHGKVRSAMAYPGFLLLFCIAVVVFLLAVVVPQLSEIFMDMQKQLPTSTAFLIAVGEWFTHWYWTIPAAVLLFSIGFKLGLKRPAFRLAVHSMLLRVPVIGKAHRLRVVSQFSGIMHVLLLGGVPLLSALRVASSTGGSAVLETQLGEVDEGLKAGRSFVQLLHDDIFSAQELRILDAGEQSGKLDSMFAHISRGTETELRRTLTTALSLVEPMLILFMGSIVGFVVLAIFLPILDMSQLQ